Proteins found in one Venturia canescens isolate UGA chromosome 8, ASM1945775v1, whole genome shotgun sequence genomic segment:
- the endos gene encoding alpha-endosulfine, producing the protein MSDQQTIDLAQPAELSHNDVEKLEEAKLRAKFPNTGGRPISGHSAFLQKRLAKGQKYFDSGDYQMAKQKSAAKPKPTGVLPTGDAIPTPESVPQRKTSIIQQKFNTSSSS; encoded by the exons ATGAGCGACCAACAAACAATTGATCTTGCTCAACCTGCAGAG TTATCTCATAATGACGTTGAGAAACTCGAAGAAGCTAAGCTGAGAGCTAAATTCCCCAATACTGGTGGAAGACCGATTAGTGGACATTCTGCTTTTTTGCAAAAGAGGCTAGCCAAAGGG caaaaatacTTTGATTCTGGTGATTATCAAATGGCCAAACAAAAGTCGGCAGCAAAACCAAAACCAACGGGAGTATTGCCAACAGGAGATGCGATACCAACTCCAGAGTCGGTGCCGCAGCGCAAAACGTCGATAATCCAACAGAAATTCAACACATCAAGTAGTTCGTAA
- the LOC122415402 gene encoding uncharacterized protein: MDFSQDFDATSIASSEIRSIDSSSTYSAQSSDQKRDRSVIPDDNTAKLSLIEKALNETIAEQDVYSKEITELLGTLDIMPNSLSKNIQEAWNKVALILRAEGLSEVDENLLQLKMEEKKRETAKRACEERKLKSRYDNLCERHRVVLEKQAVVRESTESLQKFVETEWANNEEEYANRIFLATKLNDFRQTAEKLQESLDQQVPADLYPQKLLEKYETYLELLEESKALDKTLEKYGDLPPNLLEARMKLEEKELYLKDLEHTIFEKMNS; this comes from the exons ATGGATTTTTCCCAAGAT TTCGACGCTACATCGATAGCAAGTTCGGAGATCCGGTCAATCGACAGTTCGTCAACGTATTCTGCTCAATCGTCCGATCAAAAAAGGGACAGATCAGTCATTCCGGATGACAACACAGCGAAATTGTCACTGATTGAAAAAGCGTTAAACGAGACGATAGCTGAGCAAGATGTTTATAGCAAAGAAATTACAGAATTATTAGGCACTCTCGATATCATGCCCAATTCCttgtcaaaaaatattcagGAGGCATGGAACAAAGTTGCTCTGATTTTACGAGCAGAGGGTTTGTCAGAAGtggatgaaaatttgttgcagctgaaaatggaagagaaaaaaagggaaactGCTAAAAGAGCGTGTGAGGAAAGAAAACTCAAAAGCCGCTATGACAATTTGTGCGAACGACACAGAGTTGTTCTGGAGAAACAAGCTGTGGTCCGAGAGAGCACAGAATCTTTGCAAAAATTTGTAGAAACCGAATGGGCCAACAACGAGGAAGAGTATGCAAATCGTATTTTTCTGGCCACTAAATTGAATGACTTCAGACAGACGGCTGAAAAACTCCAGGAAAGTTTGGACCAGCAGGTTCCTGCAGATTTGTATCCACAAAaacttttggaaaaatatgagaccTATCTAGAGCTTTTAGAAGAATCCAAAGCTCTAGATAAAACTTTAGAAAAATATGGTGATTTACCTCCTAATTTGTTGGAGGCGAGAATGAAACTTGAGGAGAAAGAGTTGTATTTAAAAGACCTTGAACatacaattttcgaaaaaatgaattcgtaG